From Brevibacillus marinus, a single genomic window includes:
- the cobO gene encoding cob(I)yrinic acid a,c-diamide adenosyltransferase encodes MSKPDRERGLLLVYTGDGKGKTTAALGLAVRAAGRGLRVLVIQFIKSPERTYGEKLLFDRLGIEICQTGAGFTWTKTPAEHRAALQNGWRLTKEKVLSGQYDLIVLDELNNALAIERFPIADLLPLAEVLDVLRNRPRGLHLVITGRQARPEIVELADLVTEMKAVKHYYDEGVPAVKGIEY; translated from the coding sequence ATGAGCAAACCGGATCGCGAGCGCGGCCTGCTTTTGGTCTATACCGGTGACGGCAAAGGAAAAACGACGGCGGCGCTGGGGTTGGCGGTGCGGGCTGCCGGGCGGGGCCTGCGCGTGCTGGTGATTCAGTTTATCAAGTCGCCGGAGCGGACATACGGCGAAAAACTGCTGTTCGATCGGCTGGGGATCGAGATCTGCCAGACAGGGGCGGGCTTTACCTGGACGAAGACCCCTGCCGAGCATCGCGCCGCGCTGCAGAACGGGTGGCGGTTAACCAAGGAAAAAGTGCTGAGCGGCCAGTACGACCTGATCGTCCTCGACGAGTTGAACAACGCGCTGGCGATTGAGCGCTTCCCCATCGCGGACTTGTTGCCGCTGGCAGAGGTGCTGGATGTGCTGCGCAATCGGCCGCGCGGGCTGCACCTGGTGATTACCGGGCGTCAGGCCAGACCGGAGATCGTGGAGCTGGCCGATCTGGTGACGGAAATGAAAGCGGTGAAGCACTACTATGACGAGGGCGTGCCGGCGGTCAAGGGTATCGAGTATTAG
- the cobS gene encoding adenosylcobinamide-GDP ribazoletransferase → MGAFLQAVAFLTRLPIPRYPFAAADWPKSAVYYPVVGALLGLLLWGVSQLSAWLLTDLLAAVLTLVFWIYITGGLHLDGWMDLADGIGSSRPREQALAIMKDSRVGAMGVLAACSLLATKGAAVYELCSLHGQFSLVFVPLVARTHLLVAIRCWPYLSGSGSGSGLRDGLSIGYLLFAGAAVLAVCWWLGGYPLLFVFFLTLLYSLGFSGYLRKRLGGYTGDGYGSLIESTETLALLLLVAFAQGAG, encoded by the coding sequence ATGGGAGCATTTTTGCAGGCCGTTGCCTTTTTGACGCGGCTCCCGATCCCCCGCTATCCGTTTGCGGCTGCGGACTGGCCGAAAAGCGCGGTCTACTACCCGGTGGTCGGTGCGCTGCTCGGCCTTCTCCTGTGGGGCGTGAGCCAGCTGTCCGCCTGGTTGTTGACCGACCTGCTGGCCGCTGTGCTGACGCTTGTGTTCTGGATCTACATCACCGGCGGCCTGCATCTGGACGGCTGGATGGACCTGGCGGACGGCATCGGCAGCAGCCGGCCGCGCGAACAAGCGCTGGCGATCATGAAAGACAGCCGCGTCGGGGCGATGGGCGTGTTGGCAGCCTGCTCGCTGCTTGCGACAAAAGGGGCGGCGGTATACGAACTGTGCTCGCTGCACGGGCAGTTCTCCCTTGTGTTCGTGCCGCTCGTCGCCCGCACGCACCTGCTGGTGGCGATCCGCTGCTGGCCTTACCTGTCCGGCAGTGGCAGCGGCAGCGGGCTGCGCGACGGGCTGTCTATCGGGTACCTGCTGTTTGCCGGCGCGGCCGTGCTGGCGGTATGCTGGTGGCTGGGCGGCTATCCGCTGCTGTTCGTCTTTTTCCTGACGCTGCTCTACAGCTTGGGCTTTTCCGGCTATCTCCGCAAGCGGCTGGGCGGATACACGGGCGACGGCTATGGCTCCCTGATTGAGTCGACGGAGACGCTCGCGCTGCTGTTGTTGGTCGCGTTTGCGCAAGGGGCGGGCTGA
- a CDS encoding histidine phosphatase family protein, translating into MDWIVMRHGETDWNRERRIQGVQDVGLNEAGQVQVRQACRQLLQSGLTFSRIVSSPLVRARQSAQIAQEELGLPLLVLPHLRERSFGPLEGKTIAELRRDYRIDDVEEIDGAAFGLETMAQVRQRIHRGFAWLAAAYPAEQLLIITHGSLIKCIGEMCRQPAGILPNAGYIRVPARLWSSFATAQTAAAVCENAAPSQGPYDLRARRVPNVQNV; encoded by the coding sequence ATGGATTGGATTGTGATGCGGCACGGCGAGACTGACTGGAACCGGGAGCGGCGGATCCAGGGCGTGCAGGATGTCGGGCTGAACGAAGCCGGCCAGGTGCAGGTAAGACAGGCGTGCAGGCAGCTGCTGCAGAGCGGGCTGACGTTTTCCCGCATCGTCTCCAGTCCGCTCGTGCGGGCGAGGCAGTCTGCCCAGATTGCTCAGGAAGAGTTGGGCCTGCCGCTGCTTGTGCTCCCCCATTTGCGCGAGCGGTCGTTTGGCCCGCTGGAAGGGAAAACGATCGCCGAACTGCGCCGCGACTACCGGATCGACGATGTGGAGGAGATCGACGGCGCCGCTTTTGGCCTTGAGACGATGGCGCAGGTCAGACAGCGGATTCACCGGGGATTTGCCTGGTTGGCGGCCGCTTATCCGGCGGAACAACTGCTGATCATCACCCACGGCAGCCTGATCAAATGCATTGGCGAGATGTGCCGCCAGCCGGCGGGAATCCTGCCCAATGCCGGTTACATTCGCGTTCCCGCCCGCCTGTGGAGCTCTTTTGCCACCGCGCAAACGGCGGCAGCCGTCTGCGAAAACGCGGCGCCCAGCCAGGGCCCGTACGATTTGCGCGCGCGGCGCGTGCCAAACGTGCAGAACGTGTAA
- the cobJ gene encoding precorrin-3B C(17)-methyltransferase, translating into MKGKLFVIGFGPGSFDHITKRARDAIQESEVVIGYTTYVELIRGLLTDQVVISTGMTEEVSRAREAVRQAERGKKVAVISSGDAGVYGMAGLIYEVLVEQGWREADGVAVEVIPGISAINSCAALLGAPVMHDACTISLSDHLTPWELIARRIEAAAQADFVIALYNPRSGRRTRQIVEAQQILLRYRSPATPVGIVKSAYRERQRVVLTTLAEMLEHEIGMLTTVIIGNSSTFVYDDKMITPRGYQRKYTLTADEQPLKPHERLRKENEPWALDSQAAAREPQAQCGRGARTPFDWAAEALRLLQLAGVGVSAAEESAASPAVSGAAPGGSAPAPAAAASTSAPAGMTAVSAASLASRDTSASAQPLRQELIFECAVSPGLANKKWTPAQMMLLAEVAGERGEIEYTPHHQMILRIPTADPSVITERLRAAGLLLMPVGDVVRIKACDFCDGEKKDAIPYAEALQQRLGGLTAPKELRVGLNGCGMACYGAVQEDIGIVYRKGAFDLYLGAKTVGRNAHPGVPVAEGIPPEQLVPLLERIVARYREEAFPNERFHKFFKRVGEIEGFAYREWTAVQREDAVCGS; encoded by the coding sequence ATGAAGGGGAAGCTGTTTGTCATCGGTTTTGGCCCGGGGAGTTTTGACCATATCACCAAGCGGGCGCGCGACGCGATCCAGGAAAGCGAGGTCGTGATTGGCTACACCACGTACGTCGAGCTGATCCGCGGGCTGCTCACCGATCAAGTGGTGATCAGCACGGGGATGACGGAAGAAGTGAGCCGCGCGCGGGAAGCGGTGCGGCAGGCGGAAAGAGGCAAAAAAGTGGCCGTCATCTCCAGCGGCGACGCCGGGGTCTACGGGATGGCGGGGCTGATCTACGAGGTGCTGGTGGAGCAGGGCTGGAGAGAGGCGGATGGCGTAGCGGTGGAAGTGATCCCCGGCATCTCCGCGATCAACTCCTGCGCCGCGCTGTTGGGCGCGCCGGTGATGCATGATGCCTGCACGATCAGCCTGAGCGACCATCTGACCCCGTGGGAGTTGATTGCCAGGCGGATTGAGGCCGCCGCGCAGGCTGATTTCGTGATCGCCCTCTACAATCCGCGAAGCGGCCGGCGGACCCGGCAGATTGTGGAAGCGCAGCAGATTTTGCTTCGCTACCGCTCCCCCGCTACCCCTGTCGGCATCGTCAAAAGCGCCTACCGGGAGCGGCAGCGGGTCGTGCTGACGACACTGGCGGAGATGCTGGAGCACGAGATCGGCATGCTGACGACGGTGATCATCGGCAACTCGTCGACTTTTGTCTACGACGACAAAATGATCACGCCGCGCGGCTATCAGCGAAAGTATACGTTGACGGCGGACGAACAGCCGCTGAAGCCGCATGAACGGCTGCGCAAGGAAAACGAGCCATGGGCGCTGGACAGTCAAGCGGCAGCACGTGAACCACAAGCTCAGTGTGGCAGGGGAGCGCGTACGCCTTTTGATTGGGCGGCCGAAGCGCTGCGGCTGCTGCAGCTGGCAGGCGTGGGTGTATCTGCGGCGGAGGAAAGCGCCGCTTCACCAGCTGTAAGCGGCGCTGCGCCGGGCGGGAGCGCGCCCGCGCCGGCCGCTGCTGCGAGCACCTCGGCTCCTGCCGGAATGACAGCCGTTTCCGCCGCTTCCCTGGCCAGCCGGGACACCTCAGCGTCCGCCCAGCCCTTGCGCCAGGAGCTGATCTTCGAATGCGCCGTCAGCCCTGGGCTGGCCAATAAAAAGTGGACGCCCGCGCAAATGATGCTCTTGGCAGAGGTAGCCGGGGAGCGGGGCGAGATTGAGTATACGCCTCATCATCAGATGATTTTGCGAATTCCGACCGCTGATCCTTCCGTCATCACGGAACGGCTGCGCGCTGCCGGATTGTTGTTGATGCCGGTCGGGGACGTCGTGCGGATCAAGGCCTGCGATTTTTGCGACGGAGAAAAGAAGGATGCGATTCCGTACGCCGAAGCCCTGCAGCAGCGGTTGGGCGGGCTCACCGCGCCGAAAGAACTGCGGGTCGGGTTGAACGGCTGCGGGATGGCCTGCTACGGTGCAGTGCAGGAGGATATTGGCATCGTTTACCGCAAAGGGGCGTTTGACCTGTATCTGGGAGCCAAGACGGTGGGGCGCAACGCGCATCCCGGCGTTCCGGTAGCGGAAGGGATTCCGCCGGAGCAGCTTGTGCCGCTCCTGGAGCGGATTGTTGCGCGGTATCGCGAAGAGGCGTTTCCCAATGAACGCTTTCACAAGTTCTTCAAGCGGGTGGGCGAGATCGAAGGATTTGCCTACCGCGAATGGACGGCTGTGCAGCGGGAAGACGCCGTATGCGGCTCCTGA
- a CDS encoding sirohydrochlorin chelatase encodes MEAVLFVGHGSKDAQGNAEVRQFVASLAPELAVPIVETCFLEFEPPDVFCGLEACVARGASRITVIPIMLFSAGHAKLHIPAALDAFKRKYPAVPVSYGRPVGVHQQVVAMLEARLAEAESGWKRRAEELAVLIVGRGSSDPDANSDLGKMARLFWERSGVKWVETAFMGVTFPTFAEGLERCRKLGARHVVVLPYFLFTGVLIKRMAAELLQWQTAWPDVRVTLGNYFGFHPLLKEVLKERVREALAAEVKLNCDLCQYRLAAMAHAAHHHHDHAHGHGHDHYHSHDHDHHEHGHHHQHSRGHDHHEHGHHHQHSHGHDHHKHEHSDHRQVDHQAGHGSLHHGHSGGDQPHESALQHGAPRIAAAPTPGEGRLTKR; translated from the coding sequence ATGGAGGCAGTGTTGTTTGTCGGCCACGGCAGCAAGGATGCCCAGGGCAATGCAGAAGTGCGGCAGTTTGTCGCCTCGCTGGCGCCTGAGCTGGCTGTGCCGATCGTGGAAACGTGTTTTCTCGAGTTTGAACCGCCGGACGTATTCTGCGGACTGGAGGCCTGTGTGGCGAGGGGAGCGAGCCGGATCACGGTGATCCCGATCATGCTGTTTTCCGCCGGTCATGCCAAACTGCACATTCCGGCGGCACTGGACGCGTTTAAGCGGAAGTACCCTGCTGTGCCGGTCAGCTACGGCCGCCCGGTGGGCGTTCACCAACAGGTGGTGGCGATGCTGGAAGCGCGGCTGGCGGAAGCGGAATCCGGCTGGAAAAGGCGTGCAGAGGAGCTGGCTGTGCTGATCGTCGGCAGAGGCAGCAGCGATCCGGACGCCAACAGCGATCTCGGGAAAATGGCCCGCCTGTTTTGGGAGCGCAGCGGCGTCAAATGGGTGGAAACCGCGTTTATGGGGGTTACCTTTCCCACCTTTGCGGAAGGGCTGGAGCGCTGCCGCAAACTGGGGGCGCGCCATGTGGTGGTGCTGCCGTACTTTTTGTTTACCGGCGTGCTGATCAAGCGGATGGCCGCTGAGCTTTTGCAGTGGCAGACAGCCTGGCCGGACGTCCGCGTGACGTTGGGGAACTACTTCGGGTTTCACCCTTTGCTCAAAGAAGTGCTGAAGGAGCGGGTGCGGGAGGCGCTTGCCGCCGAGGTGAAGCTGAACTGCGACCTCTGCCAGTACCGGCTGGCGGCGATGGCGCACGCCGCCCATCATCACCATGATCACGCGCACGGACACGGGCATGACCATTATCACAGCCACGACCATGATCATCACGAGCACGGACATCACCATCAGCACAGCCGCGGCCACGATCATCACGAGCACGGACATCACCATCAGCACAGCCACGGCCATGATCATCATAAACACGAACATAGCGATCACCGGCAGGTCGATCATCAGGCTGGACATGGCTCCTTACACCATGGACACAGCGGCGGCGATCAGCCGCACGAATCAGCGCTACAGCACGGTGCGCCGCGCATCGCCGCTGCCCCCACTCCAGGCGAAGGGAGGTTGACGAAGCGATGA